A region from the Streptosporangium sp. NBC_01756 genome encodes:
- a CDS encoding acyltransferase domain-containing protein, with translation MDLDDTAARLGVPVEDVERVHRLAGDRPSAPLPAKADVPAILDRLMVRPDDAAEIMAGWPDPGSPLWTPELRWLLDRSIALVRADLGGHGWLSPGPELPRERGPAWRHLYVYAYLALVDVVTGYHRDHGIADAVSWVTLADLGRNLAIDRRMHREGWPVMQSWLTLHARGGVYELGRLQHQRGGTAIDLHITESGPMTPAAVAASLDEARAFFPRHFPDERYTAFSCGSWLLDPQLLEYLPGDSNIVRFQQRFELEPYEEPEGLDADVEVLRFVFRTLTTPLDRLPRRTVLQRAVVDHLKAGRHWHWHRGRFPI, from the coding sequence GTGGATCTGGACGACACCGCTGCCCGGCTCGGGGTACCCGTCGAGGATGTCGAGCGCGTGCACCGGCTCGCCGGCGACCGGCCTTCGGCTCCGTTGCCCGCCAAGGCCGATGTGCCCGCAATTCTCGACCGGCTCATGGTGCGGCCGGACGACGCCGCCGAGATCATGGCGGGCTGGCCCGACCCCGGCTCTCCACTGTGGACTCCGGAGCTGCGCTGGCTGCTCGACCGCTCGATCGCCTTGGTCCGCGCCGATCTCGGGGGTCACGGCTGGCTGTCGCCCGGTCCGGAGCTGCCGCGCGAACGGGGTCCTGCCTGGCGGCATCTCTACGTGTACGCGTACCTGGCCCTGGTCGACGTCGTCACGGGGTACCACCGCGACCACGGCATCGCCGATGCCGTGTCGTGGGTGACCCTCGCGGACCTGGGCCGCAACCTCGCGATCGACCGGCGGATGCACCGCGAGGGCTGGCCGGTCATGCAGAGCTGGCTGACGCTGCACGCGCGCGGCGGCGTCTACGAGCTGGGCCGGCTGCAGCACCAGCGCGGCGGCACCGCCATCGACCTGCACATCACCGAGTCGGGACCGATGACCCCGGCGGCGGTCGCGGCGTCGCTCGACGAGGCCCGCGCGTTCTTCCCGCGCCACTTTCCCGACGAGCGCTACACGGCGTTCTCCTGCGGGTCGTGGCTGCTCGACCCGCAGCTGCTGGAGTACCTGCCCGGGGACTCCAACATCGTCCGGTTCCAGCAGAGGTTCGAGCTGGAGCCCTACGAGGAGCCGGAAGGGTTGGACGCCGATGTCGAGGTGCTGCGGTTCGTGTTCCGCACCCTGACCACGCCGCTCGACCGGTTGCCGCGCCGCACCGTGCTCCAGCGCGCGGTCGTCGACCACCTGAAGGCCGGCCGCCACTGGCACTGGCACCGCGGCCGCTTCCCGATCTAG
- a CDS encoding NAD-dependent epimerase/dehydratase family protein, which produces MRVLVTGGAGFIGSRIVEQLISQGHEPVVLDALLPAAHRSVPEHPAGVECTHGDVRDAEMVHRVLRRVDAVCHQAAMVGLGKDFADAPAYVGCNDLGTAVLLAAMAEAGVARLVLAGSMVVYGEGRYDCSLHGSVRPGPRAAGDLEAGRFEPRCSDCGSELVPGLVAEDAPADPRNVYATTKLAQEHLAAAWARTTGGRAISLRYHNVYGPGMPRDTPYAGVASLFRSALARGDAPRVFEDGGQRRDFVHVRDVAAANMVALEALDSREPAALRAYNVGSGDPHTVGEMAAALAAAYDGKEPVVTGEFRLGDVRHITADSARLRSELGWRSVTAFEAGMAEFAASGLREGDAQDDLEVLTE; this is translated from the coding sequence ATGCGTGTACTTGTCACGGGCGGAGCGGGTTTCATCGGCTCGCGCATCGTCGAGCAATTGATCTCCCAGGGCCATGAGCCGGTCGTGCTAGATGCCCTGCTTCCAGCCGCACATCGGAGCGTGCCGGAGCATCCTGCGGGCGTCGAGTGTACACACGGCGACGTGAGAGACGCTGAGATGGTGCATCGGGTGCTGCGCAGGGTGGACGCGGTGTGTCACCAGGCCGCGATGGTGGGGCTGGGCAAGGATTTCGCTGACGCGCCCGCGTACGTCGGCTGCAATGACCTCGGCACGGCGGTGCTGCTCGCCGCGATGGCCGAGGCCGGGGTGGCGCGACTGGTGCTCGCAGGATCGATGGTGGTCTATGGGGAGGGGCGCTACGACTGCTCGCTCCACGGGTCGGTGCGCCCGGGGCCGCGTGCGGCAGGTGACTTGGAGGCTGGGCGGTTCGAGCCGCGGTGCTCAGACTGTGGGTCTGAGCTGGTGCCGGGGCTCGTAGCGGAGGATGCCCCGGCCGATCCCCGGAATGTGTACGCCACGACCAAGCTGGCCCAAGAACATCTGGCGGCTGCCTGGGCGCGTACGACTGGAGGCCGGGCAATCTCGCTGCGGTACCACAATGTGTATGGTCCCGGAATGCCTCGTGACACCCCGTATGCGGGTGTCGCCTCGCTCTTCCGCTCGGCGCTGGCCAGGGGGGATGCGCCCAGGGTCTTCGAGGACGGCGGCCAGCGGCGGGACTTCGTGCACGTACGGGACGTAGCCGCGGCCAATATGGTGGCGTTGGAGGCGCTCGACAGTCGGGAGCCAGCCGCTCTTCGTGCGTACAACGTGGGCAGTGGCGATCCGCACACGGTAGGCGAGATGGCGGCTGCGCTCGCGGCGGCGTATGACGGCAAGGAACCTGTCGTCACAGGAGAGTTCAGGCTGGGGGACGTACGGCACATCACGGCAGACTCGGCGCGGCTACGGTCAGAGCTGGGGTGGCGGTCGGTGACCGCTTTCGAGGCGGGGATGGCCGAGTTCGCCGCGAGTGGGCTCCGGGAAGGTGACGCGCAGGACGACTTGGAAGTGCTAACAGAGTGA
- a CDS encoding sensor histidine kinase: MNDILLIAVYAFLGATSAGLMGALLLRLLRRRSIAVSLAVVAAVAVAAMLAGTLAVAQAMFLSSHDLRVVTLVVAMAAAVSLATALLLGRRVVVGTRELVLAAREFGNGGTFTAPPASVPAELAALSRELAAASKRLAASRERERTLEASRRELVAWISHDLRTPLAGLRAMSEALEDGVAPDTARYHRQIRTEVDRLNAMVGDLFELSRIHAGTLALTPARTSVYDLVGDALAGADPLAREHGVLLVGNHVDTVPVEVDGKEMTRVLANLLVNAIRHTPADGTVAVAAERRADSVVLSVTDGCGGIAPEDLPRVFDTGWRGTEARTPPAGAGLGLAIVRGIVEAHAGSADVRNVSGGCRFEVTLPAAGA, from the coding sequence ATGAACGACATTCTCCTGATCGCTGTGTACGCCTTCCTCGGTGCGACCTCCGCCGGGCTGATGGGCGCTCTCCTTTTGCGCCTCCTACGGCGCCGCTCGATCGCCGTCTCTCTCGCCGTCGTCGCCGCCGTCGCGGTCGCGGCGATGCTCGCCGGGACCCTCGCCGTCGCCCAGGCGATGTTCCTGTCCTCCCACGACCTCAGAGTGGTCACCCTGGTGGTGGCCATGGCAGCGGCCGTCTCACTCGCCACCGCTCTCCTGCTGGGCCGCCGAGTCGTCGTAGGCACACGTGAGCTCGTCTTAGCGGCCAGAGAGTTCGGCAACGGTGGCACCTTCACCGCGCCCCCGGCCTCGGTTCCTGCCGAACTGGCGGCACTCAGTCGGGAACTGGCCGCCGCTAGCAAACGCCTCGCTGCGTCCCGCGAACGCGAACGCACCCTGGAGGCGTCCCGACGCGAGCTCGTCGCCTGGATCTCACACGACCTACGTACCCCGCTGGCCGGACTGCGCGCCATGTCCGAAGCGCTGGAGGACGGGGTCGCACCGGACACAGCCCGCTACCACCGGCAGATCCGCACCGAAGTGGACCGCCTCAACGCCATGGTCGGCGACCTCTTCGAGCTCTCCCGCATCCACGCTGGAACACTCGCTCTGACTCCGGCCCGTACCTCCGTGTACGACCTGGTCGGTGACGCGCTCGCGGGCGCCGATCCCCTCGCGCGAGAGCACGGCGTGCTGCTCGTCGGGAACCACGTTGATACGGTGCCGGTGGAGGTCGACGGTAAGGAGATGACCAGGGTGCTGGCCAACCTCCTGGTCAACGCGATCAGGCACACCCCGGCCGACGGCACCGTGGCGGTCGCCGCCGAGCGCAGGGCCGACTCCGTGGTGCTCTCCGTCACCGACGGTTGCGGCGGCATCGCCCCGGAAGACCTTCCCCGGGTATTCGACACCGGCTGGCGCGGCACTGAGGCACGCACACCGCCGGCCGGGGCCGGGCTAGGCCTAGCGATCGTGCGGGGCATCGTCGAAGCGCACGCAGGCAGTGCCGATGTGCGCAATGTGTCGGGCGGCTGCCGCTTCGAGGTCACGCTTCCGGCCGCGGGGGCATAA
- a CDS encoding response regulator transcription factor, whose product MQKAQSILVVDDDPTVAEVVTGYLERAGFSVDRAADGRAALDAAGRRWPDLIVLDLMLPGMDGLQVCRELRARGPVPVIMLTARSDEDERILGLEVGADDYVTKPFSPRELVLRVESVLRRATLAPPPGPLLRAPGLEIDPTARRATKDGRELPLTLREFDLLTYFLQHPGQVCSRERLMHDVWGWEFGDLSTVTVHVRRLRSKIENDPAQPRLIQTVWGAGYRFDPASKD is encoded by the coding sequence ATGCAGAAAGCGCAGAGTATCCTGGTCGTGGACGACGACCCGACCGTGGCCGAGGTGGTCACCGGCTATCTGGAGCGCGCCGGGTTCAGCGTGGACCGGGCCGCCGACGGCCGGGCCGCGCTTGACGCCGCCGGACGGCGGTGGCCCGACCTGATCGTCCTCGACCTGATGCTGCCCGGCATGGACGGGCTCCAGGTCTGCCGCGAACTGCGCGCCCGTGGCCCCGTACCGGTCATTATGCTCACCGCACGCAGTGACGAGGACGAGCGCATCCTCGGCCTCGAAGTCGGCGCCGACGACTACGTCACGAAGCCGTTCAGCCCGCGCGAACTGGTCCTGCGCGTTGAGTCGGTGCTACGCCGCGCCACCCTCGCCCCACCGCCCGGACCGCTACTGCGAGCACCGGGCCTGGAGATCGACCCCACGGCCCGCCGTGCCACCAAGGACGGTCGCGAACTCCCCCTTACCCTGCGGGAATTCGACCTGCTCACTTACTTCCTCCAACACCCTGGGCAGGTCTGCAGCCGGGAACGGCTGATGCACGACGTCTGGGGCTGGGAGTTCGGCGATCTATCCACCGTCACCGTCCATGTGCGACGGCTGCGCAGCAAGATCGAAAACGACCCCGCTCAGCCCCGGCTGATCCAGACCGTCTGGGGCGCCGGCTATCGCTTCGACCCGGCCTCCAAGGACTGA
- a CDS encoding glycosyltransferase family 2 protein translates to MTELNSPTAKRLAPAGSVDVVLPCLDEAAALPWVLERIPSGWHAIVVDNGSTDGSADLARSLGATVVTETRRGFGAACHAGLLAADADIVCFCDCDASLDPGLLVPFVAQVVTGEADLVLGRRCPQGSGAWPAHARAGNLVLARMLRSRTGLRLHDLGPMRAVRREALLSLDLTDRRSGYPLQMVVRAADAGWRVRERDVPYLPRTGKSKVTGTWRGTWQAVRDMRKVLAEAPQEVTR, encoded by the coding sequence GTGACCGAATTGAATTCCCCAACGGCGAAGCGGCTGGCCCCCGCGGGTTCCGTGGATGTCGTCCTGCCCTGTCTGGACGAGGCGGCGGCCCTGCCCTGGGTGTTGGAACGCATCCCGTCCGGTTGGCACGCGATTGTCGTCGACAATGGCTCTACGGACGGCTCGGCGGACCTGGCCCGCTCGCTCGGCGCCACCGTGGTGACCGAGACCCGCAGGGGCTTCGGGGCCGCCTGCCACGCGGGGCTGCTCGCAGCGGATGCGGACATCGTCTGCTTCTGCGACTGCGACGCCTCGCTCGACCCTGGGCTGCTGGTCCCTTTCGTGGCCCAAGTGGTCACTGGAGAAGCTGATCTGGTCCTCGGGCGGCGGTGCCCGCAGGGCAGCGGTGCCTGGCCGGCGCACGCCCGGGCCGGAAACCTGGTGCTCGCCCGGATGCTGCGCAGCAGGACCGGGTTGCGCCTGCACGACCTGGGACCGATGCGGGCCGTACGACGTGAGGCGCTGCTGAGCCTCGACCTCACGGACCGGCGCAGTGGCTACCCGCTGCAGATGGTGGTGCGGGCGGCGGACGCGGGTTGGCGAGTGCGGGAGAGGGACGTGCCGTATCTGCCTCGTACCGGGAAATCCAAGGTCACCGGCACCTGGCGGGGGACTTGGCAGGCAGTACGGGACATGCGCAAGGTCCTCGCCGAAGCGCCGCAGGAGGTGACGAGATGA
- a CDS encoding TIGR04282 family arsenosugar biosynthesis glycosyltransferase, which produces MTISTTLLVIAKEPLPGRVKTRLTPPFTPDEAARLAEAALTDTLQAVLATPADRRVLVLAGASGPWLPPGFEVAEQCAGGLDERLAAAFALAPGPALLIGIDTPQVTPELLARGMEFTATDAWFGPADDGGFWALGLAVPDPELLRGVPMSTSYTGAVQRRRLTVAGLTVCDLPALRDVDTAADAAVVAAQIPHSRFGALHTELTTDRAGAGAR; this is translated from the coding sequence ATGACAATCTCGACCACGCTCCTCGTCATCGCCAAGGAACCTCTGCCCGGCCGGGTAAAGACCCGGCTCACCCCGCCTTTCACCCCGGACGAGGCGGCCCGGCTGGCCGAGGCCGCCCTCACCGACACGCTTCAAGCGGTGCTCGCCACCCCGGCCGACCGTCGCGTGCTGGTGCTCGCCGGCGCCTCAGGGCCCTGGCTGCCGCCGGGTTTCGAGGTGGCCGAGCAGTGTGCGGGCGGTCTCGACGAGCGGCTGGCCGCGGCTTTCGCGCTCGCGCCGGGACCGGCCCTGCTGATCGGCATTGACACCCCGCAAGTGACACCCGAACTCCTCGCTCGCGGAATGGAGTTCACGGCCACGGATGCCTGGTTCGGGCCTGCCGACGACGGCGGCTTCTGGGCGCTGGGCCTCGCCGTCCCCGACCCGGAACTGCTGCGCGGCGTCCCCATGTCGACGTCGTACACCGGAGCCGTCCAGCGGCGCCGACTGACCGTAGCGGGTCTCACGGTGTGCGACCTGCCCGCCCTCCGGGACGTGGACACCGCCGCTGATGCCGCCGTGGTGGCCGCCCAGATTCCTCATAGCCGGTTCGGTGCGCTTCACACCGAGCTCACCACGGACCGGGCGGGAGCCGGGGCCCGGTGA
- a CDS encoding class I SAM-dependent methyltransferase, with translation MLDVGCGPGRLVAALAALGSTALGIDVSQEAVDRTVRGGGAALCRSVFDPLPGEGRWGTALLMDGNIGIGGDPVALFIRVSELTGPNGTLIVEAATQDIDERVEVRVDDGRGARGTAFPWARAGTRALSSYAEATGWAVEDRWRVAGRRFLQLRRR, from the coding sequence GTGCTCGATGTCGGATGCGGTCCTGGTCGCCTGGTCGCAGCCCTCGCCGCGCTCGGCAGTACCGCGCTCGGTATAGACGTGAGCCAGGAGGCGGTCGACCGCACCGTACGAGGCGGAGGGGCAGCGCTGTGCCGCTCGGTCTTCGATCCGCTGCCGGGCGAGGGACGCTGGGGGACGGCATTGCTGATGGACGGCAACATCGGCATCGGGGGAGACCCCGTCGCCCTGTTCATCAGGGTCTCTGAACTCACCGGTCCGAACGGAACATTGATCGTCGAAGCGGCGACGCAGGACATCGACGAGCGTGTCGAGGTACGGGTCGACGACGGCCGGGGCGCCCGGGGAACGGCTTTTCCCTGGGCCCGGGCCGGAACCCGCGCCCTGAGCAGCTATGCCGAGGCCACCGGCTGGGCGGTCGAAGACCGATGGCGGGTGGCGGGCCGCCGGTTCCTTCAACTGCGTCGCCGCTGA
- a CDS encoding molybdopterin-dependent oxidoreductase, translated as MEDMKVPSVPPPLRPSFSGRLHDARTAVSVGRLLGAAIAICFVTGVVSHYLQHPPGWAVDALPSRPVWGYRVSQGLHVASGIAAIPLLFVKLWVVYPRLFVWPPVRSIRHALERVSVAVLVGAAGFELFSGLLNTVQWYPWPFSFVPVHFAVAWLLAGGLLLHLAVKWPKTRSYWGRRSEGTVKLAAEGDAADRRSLLRGLAAAVGAVTLTTVGQSFTPLKRFDLLAPRHPDHGPQSLPVNRTAAAAGVTSALRSMAGWRLEVVGPRPFQLGLDELRALPQHEVELPIACVEGWSKNAHWSGVRIRDLLERAGAPAGARLRAVSLEQHGAYRVMEMGSDYAHDPLTLLALRLNGQVLSADHGFPARIIAPNRPGVLQTKWVARLEVL; from the coding sequence ATGGAAGACATGAAAGTACCGTCTGTGCCTCCACCTCTTCGGCCCTCGTTCTCGGGTCGTCTGCATGATGCCCGTACGGCCGTCTCCGTAGGTCGCCTGCTCGGCGCTGCCATCGCGATCTGCTTCGTTACCGGTGTGGTCAGCCATTATCTGCAGCATCCGCCCGGCTGGGCGGTCGATGCGCTGCCCAGCCGGCCGGTGTGGGGGTACCGGGTCAGTCAGGGGCTGCATGTGGCGAGCGGCATCGCGGCGATTCCGCTGCTGTTCGTGAAGTTGTGGGTGGTCTATCCGAGGCTGTTCGTGTGGCCGCCGGTGCGGTCGATCCGGCATGCGCTGGAGCGTGTCTCGGTGGCGGTCTTGGTGGGAGCGGCGGGATTCGAGCTGTTCAGCGGTCTGCTGAACACCGTGCAGTGGTATCCGTGGCCGTTCTCCTTCGTACCGGTGCACTTCGCGGTGGCCTGGCTGCTGGCGGGGGGACTCCTGCTGCATCTAGCGGTTAAGTGGCCAAAGACCCGATCGTATTGGGGGCGCCGTTCTGAAGGCACGGTCAAGCTCGCGGCGGAAGGAGACGCGGCCGATCGACGGTCATTGTTGCGGGGGCTCGCCGCGGCGGTCGGCGCGGTCACACTGACGACCGTGGGGCAGTCCTTCACCCCGCTGAAGCGCTTCGACCTGCTTGCGCCCCGGCACCCCGACCACGGTCCGCAGAGTCTGCCGGTCAATCGCACTGCGGCAGCAGCGGGTGTGACATCGGCACTGCGCTCAATGGCGGGGTGGCGGCTGGAGGTCGTCGGGCCGCGTCCTTTCCAGTTGGGCCTCGACGAGCTGCGGGCCCTGCCGCAGCACGAGGTGGAGCTGCCGATTGCCTGCGTCGAGGGCTGGAGCAAGAACGCGCATTGGAGCGGCGTACGCATCAGGGACTTGCTGGAGCGGGCCGGAGCGCCGGCCGGCGCGCGACTGCGGGCCGTGTCGCTGGAGCAGCACGGCGCCTATCGGGTCATGGAGATGGGCAGTGACTACGCTCACGATCCGCTGACGCTTTTGGCGCTGCGGCTCAACGGACAGGTTCTCTCAGCCGATCACGGCTTTCCGGCGCGGATTATCGCGCCGAACCGGCCGGGCGTACTGCAGACGAAGTGGGTCGCACGGCTGGAGGTGCTGTGA
- a CDS encoding glycosyltransferase family 87 protein, whose protein sequence is MINPRTAGPGTLTPRTVLAGLLLTALTTTLVFTIGYDGYHADPAGLSWRYATSWLLFATAAWLLRKVPLRQAVVLVFVGSAVVAATGLVAQPRTSTDAYRYAWDGRVQAAGISPYDHAPADPALATLRDDWLFPTGTACQGPDRAPVPTPGDTPHCSRLNRPTVHTIYPPVAEAYFYAVGRASPPDTRLKPFQIAGAALSLAVTAALLLILGRLRRGDPRMAVYWAWCPAVPVEAVNNAHVDMLSVLLTVAGLGLLASRKRLTGGALLGAAVATKLIPAVVLPGALSGVRRVRDLIAVLVPAAVVTTLSYLPYTLASHASIFGYLGGYLEEEGYADASTRNRYALLRLLLPEAWTVPVLAAAMLLVTGYVLWRGDPERPWSGALLVTGTAFLLLTPGYSWYALLLVALVALDGRWEWLAIAAAGAATYVTGRAFDTPETVGTTAYAIAAAAVLIGWAWRRGGRAGSHSGGVVPEQDHLSVERGLKQFG, encoded by the coding sequence GTGATCAACCCTCGTACCGCCGGGCCTGGCACCCTCACCCCCCGCACCGTGCTCGCCGGACTCCTGCTGACAGCCCTCACCACCACCCTGGTGTTCACCATCGGCTACGACGGATACCACGCCGACCCCGCGGGCCTGTCCTGGCGGTACGCAACTTCCTGGCTGCTCTTCGCCACCGCGGCGTGGCTGCTACGCAAGGTTCCATTACGTCAGGCCGTCGTCCTCGTCTTCGTCGGCTCGGCCGTGGTGGCCGCCACCGGCCTGGTCGCACAGCCCCGCACCAGTACGGACGCCTACCGCTATGCCTGGGACGGCCGGGTGCAGGCGGCGGGCATCTCCCCGTACGACCACGCTCCCGCAGACCCTGCCCTTGCCACGCTCAGGGACGACTGGCTGTTCCCCACTGGCACGGCGTGCCAGGGGCCCGACCGCGCACCCGTTCCCACACCCGGCGACACCCCCCACTGCTCCAGACTCAACCGCCCGACCGTGCACACCATTTACCCCCCCGTCGCCGAGGCCTACTTCTATGCCGTCGGGCGGGCCTCCCCACCCGATACCCGGCTGAAGCCCTTCCAGATCGCCGGAGCGGCACTCTCCCTCGCCGTCACCGCCGCCCTCCTCCTGATCCTGGGCCGGCTGCGGCGCGGCGATCCGCGTATGGCCGTCTACTGGGCCTGGTGCCCCGCCGTCCCCGTCGAGGCGGTGAACAACGCCCATGTAGACATGCTGAGCGTGCTGTTAACAGTCGCGGGACTCGGACTTTTGGCGTCCAGGAAACGACTCACCGGCGGTGCGCTGCTAGGCGCAGCAGTCGCCACCAAGCTGATCCCCGCAGTGGTCCTGCCAGGGGCGCTGTCCGGTGTGCGGCGAGTACGCGACTTAATCGCCGTCCTGGTGCCCGCCGCCGTCGTTACGACCCTCTCCTACCTCCCATACACCCTGGCCTCCCACGCCTCGATCTTCGGCTACCTGGGCGGTTACCTCGAGGAGGAGGGCTATGCGGATGCCTCCACCCGCAACCGCTACGCACTGCTCCGGCTGCTCCTGCCCGAGGCATGGACCGTTCCGGTCCTGGCGGCAGCCATGCTGCTCGTAACCGGATATGTGCTGTGGCGGGGTGACCCCGAACGCCCATGGAGCGGTGCTCTGCTGGTCACCGGAACTGCGTTCCTCCTGCTCACTCCCGGCTACTCCTGGTACGCACTGCTGCTCGTCGCCCTGGTCGCCTTGGACGGCCGCTGGGAGTGGCTGGCCATCGCAGCGGCGGGCGCCGCCACGTACGTCACCGGGCGAGCTTTCGATACCCCGGAGACGGTGGGCACCACCGCCTATGCGATCGCCGCCGCTGCCGTACTGATCGGTTGGGCATGGCGCCGAGGCGGAAGGGCCGGATCGCACAGCGGTGGTGTCGTACCAGAGCAAGATCACCTTTCAGTGGAACGGGGTCTCAAGCAATTTGGTTGA
- a CDS encoding transposase has protein sequence MGETRRSFDPEFRAGAVRIVHETRKTIASVAKDLGINAGTPANWMQMDRLAREQDTDGELTESEREELVRLRRQRAEWANNS, from the coding sequence GTGGGAGAGACCAGACGTAGTTTCGATCCGGAGTTTCGGGCGGGTGCGGTGCGCATCGTGCACGAGACCAGGAAAACGATCGCCTCGGTCGCCAAGGACCTGGGGATCAACGCGGGCACGCCGGCCAACTGGATGCAGATGGACCGCCTGGCCCGTGAGCAGGACACCGATGGGGAACTGACCGAGTCCGAGCGCGAAGAGCTGGTCCGGCTGCGCCGGCAGCGGGCCGAGTGGGCTAACAACTCCTAA